Genomic window (Fibrobacter sp. UWR4):
AGGGGCGTATGCTTACCAAGGTGAACGCTGTTGACCTGAACCAGGTCCGCGAACAACTGCAGGATATGGGCATGCAGCCTGGCGCTTACATCATCCGCAGTGCCAATGGTGCTGTGAAGCAGGTGATGAAAGTTACGAGATAATTTCGAACAGTAATCAAAAAATTCCACACCCAAATAAGAACACCTCGGGATTATCCCGCGGTGTTTTTTCATGCCTAGCCATGTCTTGCCGCTTAATGTCATGCTGAGGAAACTCAGCATCGGCTGTTTTGTTGTTCATTGATTGCTTTGATAAACTGTCCACGAATGTTTTTTTCACGATGTTGTAATTCAAAACAGCCTTGGGTATTTTTACAACTATAAAGTTGGGTTAAAAAAAGAGGTTTTGTATGATTCTCAAAAACATGATGTTCGGTTTGGGAATGAGCTTTGCCGCTCTTTCTGCTCCCATGTTTGTGGAGTCTGTTTCTGCAGCTCCCGAAACATCCCATGTACTTTGGTACAATAGTGATGCCGGCACCACGTTTACCAACGCATTGCCTATTGGTAACGGCTATATGGGCGGCATGGTCTATGGCGGCGTCAGCAAGGACGTCATCAACCTGAACGAAGGTACCGTCTGGAATAGCGGCCCCGGCAGCAACAACAAGAGCGGTTCCGCGAGCAAGCTGGGCCAGATTCGTAATGCCCTGTTCTCTGGGGACTACAAGACTGCCGAAGATATGACCGGCAGCTTCTCCACCTACGATATTGCAAAGTTCCAGCCCGTTGGCGATTTGATTTTGAATTTCGGTCACACCGGTACAGATTACCGCCGTGAACTGGATCTTGAAACAGCAACAGCCAAGACCACCTATACTTCTGGCGGAGTCAAGTACACCCGCGAATATTTTGCCAGCTATCCGGACAATGTGATTGTGGTTCGCATTTCTGCAGACGCAAATGGCAAGGTCAATTTTGACGCCTCCTTCACGTGCCCCCACACCAACAAGAGTATAAAGAATGTGGGCTCCGATGGCCTCACTTTGGATGCGACCATCAATTCCATCAAGTTCCAGTCCCGCTTTGTAATCAAGGCCGATGGCGGTAAGGTTTCCGCTGGCAATGGTTCCGTCAAGGTGGAAGGGGCAAACTCCGCCTACATCATCTTGAATACAGGTACCAACTTTGTGTCCTTCAATAATGTTACGGCCAATCCGGGCGAACGCGCCGCTGCCGCAGTTGACGCAGCCAGCAAAAAAACTTATGACCAGCTGAAGTCTGCCCACCTGAAGGACTATCAGGAACTGTATAACCGTGTTCGCCTGAACCTGGGATCCGCAGCCTCCAATGCTGGCGACATTACCTCCAGCCGCGTCAAGGCATTTAACACTACTGACGACCCCTCCTTCGTGGAATTGTATTATCAGTTCGGTCGCTACCTCATGATTTCCTGCTCCCGTAAGGGCGGCCAGCCCGCCAACCTTCAGGGTATCTGGAATAATGAAATGAATCCTTCCTGGGGTTCCAAGTACACCACCAACATTAACTTGGAAATGAACTACTGGATGGTGGAATCCGCCAACCTCCAGGAATGCGGAGTTCCTCTGTTTGACAAGATCAAGGCTTTGGTAACTCAGGGTTCCAAGAGCGCCAAGGAAATTTGGGGCACCGACCGTGGCTGGGTTGTCCATCATAACACCGACCTCTGGAACCGTACAGGACCTGTGGATGGCTCCTGGGGTGTCTGGCCCTCTGGCGCAGGCTGGCTCAGCACCCACCTGTGGGAACATTACCTTTACACCGGTGATAAGCAGTTCCTAAAGGATGCTTACGAAACCATGAAGGGCGCCGCTGAATTCTACCTCACCACTATGGTGGAAGAACCCAAGAGCGGCCACAAGTACCTGGTTACCGCTCCCAGTGATTCTCCGGAAAATACTCATGGAGGCTACAACGTCTGCTTTGGTCCCACCATGGATATCCAGATTGCTCGTGATGCCTTCAATAATGCGATTGAAGCT
Coding sequences:
- a CDS encoding glycoside hydrolase N-terminal domain-containing protein encodes the protein MILKNMMFGLGMSFAALSAPMFVESVSAAPETSHVLWYNSDAGTTFTNALPIGNGYMGGMVYGGVSKDVINLNEGTVWNSGPGSNNKSGSASKLGQIRNALFSGDYKTAEDMTGSFSTYDIAKFQPVGDLILNFGHTGTDYRRELDLETATAKTTYTSGGVKYTREYFASYPDNVIVVRISADANGKVNFDASFTCPHTNKSIKNVGSDGLTLDATINSIKFQSRFVIKADGGKVSAGNGSVKVEGANSAYIILNTGTNFVSFNNVTANPGERAAAAVDAASKKTYDQLKSAHLKDYQELYNRVRLNLGSAASNAGDITSSRVKAFNTTDDPSFVELYYQFGRYLMISCSRKGGQPANLQGIWNNEMNPSWGSKYTTNINLEMNYWMVESANLQECGVPLFDKIKALVTQGSKSAKEIWGTDRGWVVHHNTDLWNRTGPVDGSWGVWPSGAGWLSTHLWEHYLYTGDKQFLKDAYETMKGAAEFYLTTMVEEPKSGHKYLVTAPSDSPENTHGGYNVCFGPTMDIQIARDAFNNAIEASKILGVDEDLRADFESAVKRLPPNQIGKYGQLMEWFEDWDDPRSDHRHVSHLYGLFPSAQISVDGTKDEAEAAKTTLTQRGDNATGWSLAWKINLWARLQDGDHAYKLVRNLLTPDRTYNNLFDAHPPFQIDGNFGAVSGINEMFIQSQGGKIRVLPALPSKWSSGSIAGLKARGGVTVDSLAWNNGKLTYLGLSSTNKDNLTIEYNGNIASTTTMAGGKYEFDGNLKLTNEPFEAVALPAKIEAEDYVAMDGVVIEPDESGEPNIGWIEDGDWSEYFVKAPSAGRYNLKVRVASGSEEKSTITVANEAGKTLGTITVDPAKTKGWNDWYEEETELELPAGEQTLRFTFNGTGFLMNVDNFSLDPVASDGISVASQSVNSLEVSRMPMSRASIALMVKAPAGESFTVRLLDMDGRQVAISRGLGGTISLVEFGASSLLPQGNYIAIVKSGSFQKTLRVSAY